Within the Deinococcus detaillensis genome, the region GGCCTTTCCCGATCAAACGTTCGGCAATTTTGTGAGCTTAGCTGACGGCGCACTCTTCGAGGTGCATCAGTACGGCTTTGTCGGGCAATGGGGCACGCACGTCGATCCGCCCTCGCACATGGTGGCGGGCGGGCGCACCATCTCCGAACTGAGCGTCAATGAAATGCTGCTGCCGCTGTGCGTGCTGAATATCAGCGAGCAGGTGAAGGCCGACCCAGATTACCGTCCCACGTTGGCCGATCTGGAAGCCTGGGAGTCGCAACACGGCCGCGTGCCGGAGGGCAGTTTCGTGGCTCTTAGAACCGACTGGTATCAGCGCTGGCCGGACCGGGAACGCATGGCCAACGCGGACGCTGAGGGCGTGGCCCACTTCCCTGGCTGGAGTCTTGAGGTGCTGAAAGCGCTGCTGGAGGAGCGCAGCGTCGTGGCGGTCGGCCACGAAACCACCGACACCGACGGCGGCATTTCTAGCACCCGTGACGGCGATTACAGCCTGGAAGCCTATATCCTGGGCCGCGACTGCTGGCAACTGGAACTCCTCACCAACCTAGATAAAGTGCCTGAAACTGGCGCACTGCTGCTGGCAAGCTGGCCCAACCCGAGGGGCGGCTCCGGCTTCCCGGCGCGGGCGGTGGCAATCCATTTATGATTCCCGACACCGAGACGATCCTTCAGCAAGACGTCCAACTCACCCGCATCCTGTGGACCGACAACGCGGGCCTGACCCGTGCCAAGGCCGTGACCCGCCCCAGTTTGCCGGGAGCGCTGCTGCGCGGCGTGGGCCTGAGTATGGGTCAGCAGGCACTGGCGATGATGGTGGACAGCGTAGTCCCGGAAAGTGGCCTGAGCGCGGTGGGTGAAGTGAGAATCGTGCCCGATCCGGCCAGTTACGTCACTTTGCCCTACGCGCCCGGCTCAGCAGCGATGGTGAGCGACATGCGGACCCTGGACGGAAAAGCCTGGGCGCACTGCCCCCGCGACTTCCTACGCCGTCAGGTAGAGGCCGCTCGGCAACTCGGCTTCACGGTGATGGCGAGTTTTGAAAACGAGTTTTACCTGTTCAAGGACGGAGAGCCGCTGGACAGCAGCGTGTACGGAGCGCTGGAGGGCTTTTCAGCTTCTAACGCCTTCGCGCTGGATGTCCTGGCGGCACTGGACGCCCATGGCCTGAGCCCCGAGATGTACTATCCCGAATCCGGCCCCGGCCAGCAGGAGATTTCCATTGCACCTGCCGAAGGGATAGTCGCCGCTGACTGTCAGGTGCTGTTCAAGATGGCGGTGAATGGCGTGGCGCGTCAGCACGGCCTGCGGGCCTCGTTTGCCGCCAAGCCGGTCAGGGACGGAGCGGGCAGCGGGTGTCACATTCACCTGAGTCTGTGGCGAGACGGAGTCAATACTTTTTATGATCCCAGTGACGATCTTGGATTGTCCCTGACGGCGCGGCAATCCATCGCGGGTGTGCTGACCCATTTACCGGGCCTGTGCGCCCTGACGGTGCCTTCGGTCAATTCATACCGCCGCTTGCTGCCGGGCTGGTGGGCGGGCAGCTACGCCTGCTGGGGCTTGGACAACCGCGAGGCCAGCGTGCGGGTCGCCAGCGGCCACCTGTTGAGCGGCGCGGGCGGGGGCAGCACCAACTTCGAACTCAAGACCTGCGACGCCAGCGCCAACCCGTATCTGGCACTGGGCGGACTGCTGGCCTGTGTACTGGACGGCCTGAAACGCGAACTAGACCCCGGAGCGCCGCTGGATAAGCCGCCGGGCGACCTCACCGACGCAGAGCGGGCCGAGCGCCGCATTCAACGCTTGCCCGAATCGTTACCGGAAGCGCTGGCCACTTGCGAGCAAGACGACGTGCTTCAAGCGGCCCTCGGCCCCGATCTGGCCCGCTCGTTTACGGCTGTGCGCCGCGCCGAGGCCGCCTACTTTGCCACTCAGAACGAGGACACCGAACTTCATATGCACCGTTTCGTCTACTAATTCCGCTTCCGCTCAGGAGACTGCTTTGAACCTCGATCACATCCCGATTCTCGATCACCACGCCCACGCCATCTTTCACGAAGCGGGCTGGCGCACGGCCCCATTGGAAAGCTACTTTACCGAAGCTTACGACCCCGAAGTGCTGAAGCGCCA harbors:
- a CDS encoding cyclase family protein gives rise to the protein MSPNPDPSTSEQLPGLWAAYQQHLRGATYTDLTHAFFPGQPHFPAFPDQTFGNFVSLADGALFEVHQYGFVGQWGTHVDPPSHMVAGGRTISELSVNEMLLPLCVLNISEQVKADPDYRPTLADLEAWESQHGRVPEGSFVALRTDWYQRWPDRERMANADAEGVAHFPGWSLEVLKALLEERSVVAVGHETTDTDGGISSTRDGDYSLEAYILGRDCWQLELLTNLDKVPETGALLLASWPNPRGGSGFPARAVAIHL
- a CDS encoding glutamine synthetase family protein; protein product: MIPDTETILQQDVQLTRILWTDNAGLTRAKAVTRPSLPGALLRGVGLSMGQQALAMMVDSVVPESGLSAVGEVRIVPDPASYVTLPYAPGSAAMVSDMRTLDGKAWAHCPRDFLRRQVEAARQLGFTVMASFENEFYLFKDGEPLDSSVYGALEGFSASNAFALDVLAALDAHGLSPEMYYPESGPGQQEISIAPAEGIVAADCQVLFKMAVNGVARQHGLRASFAAKPVRDGAGSGCHIHLSLWRDGVNTFYDPSDDLGLSLTARQSIAGVLTHLPGLCALTVPSVNSYRRLLPGWWAGSYACWGLDNREASVRVASGHLLSGAGGGSTNFELKTCDASANPYLALGGLLACVLDGLKRELDPGAPLDKPPGDLTDAERAERRIQRLPESLPEALATCEQDDVLQAALGPDLARSFTAVRRAEAAYFATQNEDTELHMHRFVY